In Raphanus sativus cultivar WK10039 chromosome 5, ASM80110v3, whole genome shotgun sequence, the following proteins share a genomic window:
- the LOC108859902 gene encoding trihelix transcription factor ENAP1-like isoform X4: protein METTPETQPKSQSQSGGGGSSHRVPPGREDWWSEDATATLIEAWGDRYVHLSRGNLRQNDWKEVADAVNSRHGGNGQPKTDVQCKNRIDTLKKKYKTEKAKPSSSSWCFFERLDFLIGPAAAKKSTAAGAFRSPVTKPAGSVLSGSSLNDDDEDDEDDDDVEGDWGFVARKHRRVEGVVDRSVGEGEGSSCRELARAILKLGEVYERIESAKQGMMIELEKQRMEAANEIELQRMNMLMDMQMELEKSKLGKRRAASGSKPIGEAMCSLMFMTSE, encoded by the exons ATGGAGACGACGCCGGAGACTCAGCCGAAGTCCCAATCGCAGAGCGGCGGCGGAGGCTCCTCTCACCGCGTACCTCCGGGACGCGAGGACTGGTGGAGCGAGGACGCGACGGCGACGCTGATCGAAGCCTGGGGAGACCG gTACGTCCACCTCAGCCGCGGAAACCTCCGTCAGAACGACTGGAAAGAAGTCGCCGACGCCGTCAACTCTCGCCACGGCGGCAACGGCCAGCCGAAGACCGACGTGCAGTGCAAGAACCGGATCGACACGCTGAAGAAGAAGTACAAGACGGAGAAGGCCAAGCCTTCGTCGTCTTCCTGGTGCTTCTTCGAGAGGCTAGACTTCCTGATCGGTCCCGCCGCCGCGAAGAAATCCACCGCCGCCGGAGCTTTCAGATCGCCGGTGACGAAACCGGCGGGATCTGTTTTGAGCGGAAGCTCTCTCAACGATGACGACGAGGAcgacgaagatgatgatgacgtGGAGGGTGATTGGGGGTTTGTGGCGAGGAAGCATCGGCGAGTGGAAGGTGTAGTAGATCGGAGTGTTGGTGAAGGTGAAGGATCGTCGTGTAGGGAGCTGGCGAGAGCGATTCTCAAGTTAGGAGAAGTGTACGAGAGAATCGAGAGTGCGAAGCAGGGGATGATGATTGAATTGGAGAAGCAGAGGATGGAAGCTGCAAATGAGATTGAGTTACAACGAATGAACATGTTGATGGATATGCAAATGGAGCTTGAGAAGTCCAAGCTTGGGAAACGTAGAGCTGCTTCAG GTTCCAAACCAATAGGAGAGGCCATGTGCAGTCTCATGTTCATGACCAGCGAATGA
- the LOC108859902 gene encoding trihelix transcription factor ENAP1-like isoform X2: protein METTPETQPKSQSQSGGGGSSHRVPPGREDWWSEDATATLIEAWGDRYVHLSRGNLRQNDWKEVADAVNSRHGGNGQPKTDVQCKNRIDTLKKKYKTEKAKPSSSSWCFFERLDFLIGPAAAKKSTAAGAFRSPVTKPAGSVLSGSSLNDDDEDDEDDDDVEGDWGFVARKHRRVEGVVDRSVGEGEGSSCRELARAILKLGEVYERIESAKQGMMIELEKQRMEAANEIELQRMNMLMDMQMELEKSKLGKRRAASVKPKNLKRKIDLHGIYYQLRNPVKVINC, encoded by the exons ATGGAGACGACGCCGGAGACTCAGCCGAAGTCCCAATCGCAGAGCGGCGGCGGAGGCTCCTCTCACCGCGTACCTCCGGGACGCGAGGACTGGTGGAGCGAGGACGCGACGGCGACGCTGATCGAAGCCTGGGGAGACCG gTACGTCCACCTCAGCCGCGGAAACCTCCGTCAGAACGACTGGAAAGAAGTCGCCGACGCCGTCAACTCTCGCCACGGCGGCAACGGCCAGCCGAAGACCGACGTGCAGTGCAAGAACCGGATCGACACGCTGAAGAAGAAGTACAAGACGGAGAAGGCCAAGCCTTCGTCGTCTTCCTGGTGCTTCTTCGAGAGGCTAGACTTCCTGATCGGTCCCGCCGCCGCGAAGAAATCCACCGCCGCCGGAGCTTTCAGATCGCCGGTGACGAAACCGGCGGGATCTGTTTTGAGCGGAAGCTCTCTCAACGATGACGACGAGGAcgacgaagatgatgatgacgtGGAGGGTGATTGGGGGTTTGTGGCGAGGAAGCATCGGCGAGTGGAAGGTGTAGTAGATCGGAGTGTTGGTGAAGGTGAAGGATCGTCGTGTAGGGAGCTGGCGAGAGCGATTCTCAAGTTAGGAGAAGTGTACGAGAGAATCGAGAGTGCGAAGCAGGGGATGATGATTGAATTGGAGAAGCAGAGGATGGAAGCTGCAAATGAGATTGAGTTACAACGAATGAACATGTTGATGGATATGCAAATGGAGCTTGAGAAGTCCAAGCTTGGGAAACGTAGAGCTGCTTCAG TTAAACCCAAAAACTTAAAACGGAAAATCGATCTTCATGGGATTTATTATCAACTAAGAAATCCTGTAAAAGTTATAAATTgttga
- the LOC108859902 gene encoding trihelix transcription factor ENAP1-like isoform X3: METTPETQPKSQSQSGGGGSSHRVPPGREDWWSEDATATLIEAWGDRYVHLSRGNLRQNDWKEVADAVNSRHGGNGQPKTDVQCKNRIDTLKKKYKTEKAKPSSSSWCFFERLDFLIGPAAAKKSTAAGAFRSPVTKPAGSVLSGSSLNDDDEDDEDDDDVEGDWGFVARKHRRVEGVVDRSVGEGEGSSCRELARAILKLGEVYERIESAKQGMMIELEKQRMEAANEIELQRMNMLMDMQMELEKSKLGKRRAASGKKEESVAHKKKEGNPDRTGWFQNQNR, from the exons ATGGAGACGACGCCGGAGACTCAGCCGAAGTCCCAATCGCAGAGCGGCGGCGGAGGCTCCTCTCACCGCGTACCTCCGGGACGCGAGGACTGGTGGAGCGAGGACGCGACGGCGACGCTGATCGAAGCCTGGGGAGACCG gTACGTCCACCTCAGCCGCGGAAACCTCCGTCAGAACGACTGGAAAGAAGTCGCCGACGCCGTCAACTCTCGCCACGGCGGCAACGGCCAGCCGAAGACCGACGTGCAGTGCAAGAACCGGATCGACACGCTGAAGAAGAAGTACAAGACGGAGAAGGCCAAGCCTTCGTCGTCTTCCTGGTGCTTCTTCGAGAGGCTAGACTTCCTGATCGGTCCCGCCGCCGCGAAGAAATCCACCGCCGCCGGAGCTTTCAGATCGCCGGTGACGAAACCGGCGGGATCTGTTTTGAGCGGAAGCTCTCTCAACGATGACGACGAGGAcgacgaagatgatgatgacgtGGAGGGTGATTGGGGGTTTGTGGCGAGGAAGCATCGGCGAGTGGAAGGTGTAGTAGATCGGAGTGTTGGTGAAGGTGAAGGATCGTCGTGTAGGGAGCTGGCGAGAGCGATTCTCAAGTTAGGAGAAGTGTACGAGAGAATCGAGAGTGCGAAGCAGGGGATGATGATTGAATTGGAGAAGCAGAGGATGGAAGCTGCAAATGAGATTGAGTTACAACGAATGAACATGTTGATGGATATGCAAATGGAGCTTGAGAAGTCCAAGCTTGGGAAACGTAGAGCTGCTTCAG GGAAAAAAGAGGAATCTGTTGcacacaaaaagaaagaaggGAATCCAGATCGAACAGGGTGGTTCCAAAACCAAAATCGATGA
- the LOC108859902 gene encoding trihelix transcription factor ENAP1-like isoform X6, whose protein sequence is METTPETQPKSQSQSGGGGSSHRVPPGREDWWSEDATATLIEAWGDRYVHLSRGNLRQNDWKEVADAVNSRHGGNGQPKTDVQCKNRIDTLKKKYKTEKAKPSSSSWCFFERLDFLIGPAAAKKSTAAGAFRSPVTKPAGSVLSGSSLNDDDEDDEDDDDVEGDWGFVARKHRRVEGVVDRSVGEGEGSSCRELARAILKLGEVYERIESAKQGMMIELEKQRMEAANEIELQRMNMLMDMQMELEKSKLGKRRAASANQSE, encoded by the exons ATGGAGACGACGCCGGAGACTCAGCCGAAGTCCCAATCGCAGAGCGGCGGCGGAGGCTCCTCTCACCGCGTACCTCCGGGACGCGAGGACTGGTGGAGCGAGGACGCGACGGCGACGCTGATCGAAGCCTGGGGAGACCG gTACGTCCACCTCAGCCGCGGAAACCTCCGTCAGAACGACTGGAAAGAAGTCGCCGACGCCGTCAACTCTCGCCACGGCGGCAACGGCCAGCCGAAGACCGACGTGCAGTGCAAGAACCGGATCGACACGCTGAAGAAGAAGTACAAGACGGAGAAGGCCAAGCCTTCGTCGTCTTCCTGGTGCTTCTTCGAGAGGCTAGACTTCCTGATCGGTCCCGCCGCCGCGAAGAAATCCACCGCCGCCGGAGCTTTCAGATCGCCGGTGACGAAACCGGCGGGATCTGTTTTGAGCGGAAGCTCTCTCAACGATGACGACGAGGAcgacgaagatgatgatgacgtGGAGGGTGATTGGGGGTTTGTGGCGAGGAAGCATCGGCGAGTGGAAGGTGTAGTAGATCGGAGTGTTGGTGAAGGTGAAGGATCGTCGTGTAGGGAGCTGGCGAGAGCGATTCTCAAGTTAGGAGAAGTGTACGAGAGAATCGAGAGTGCGAAGCAGGGGATGATGATTGAATTGGAGAAGCAGAGGATGGAAGCTGCAAATGAGATTGAGTTACAACGAATGAACATGTTGATGGATATGCAAATGGAGCTTGAGAAGTCCAAGCTTGGGAAACGTAGAGCTGCTTCAG CTAACCAATCAGAGTGA
- the LOC108859902 gene encoding trihelix transcription factor ENAP1-like isoform X1, with protein sequence METTPETQPKSQSQSGGGGSSHRVPPGREDWWSEDATATLIEAWGDRYVHLSRGNLRQNDWKEVADAVNSRHGGNGQPKTDVQCKNRIDTLKKKYKTEKAKPSSSSWCFFERLDFLIGPAAAKKSTAAGAFRSPVTKPAGSVLSGSSLNDDDEDDEDDDDVEGDWGFVARKHRRVEGVVDRSVGEGEGSSCRELARAILKLGEVYERIESAKQGMMIELEKQRMEAANEIELQRMNMLMDMQMELEKSKLGKRRAASGTVASKNGGFGWCIHGLDEAHNSQSSARILYVVSTLAAEALTLQVALPSTSSAGFSKFQVILDSIVLFSALHPRMDSNEIAGCHLATLFSPLSFNFYQCTALCLAVAIAMGVFFKQCLSITLF encoded by the exons ATGGAGACGACGCCGGAGACTCAGCCGAAGTCCCAATCGCAGAGCGGCGGCGGAGGCTCCTCTCACCGCGTACCTCCGGGACGCGAGGACTGGTGGAGCGAGGACGCGACGGCGACGCTGATCGAAGCCTGGGGAGACCG gTACGTCCACCTCAGCCGCGGAAACCTCCGTCAGAACGACTGGAAAGAAGTCGCCGACGCCGTCAACTCTCGCCACGGCGGCAACGGCCAGCCGAAGACCGACGTGCAGTGCAAGAACCGGATCGACACGCTGAAGAAGAAGTACAAGACGGAGAAGGCCAAGCCTTCGTCGTCTTCCTGGTGCTTCTTCGAGAGGCTAGACTTCCTGATCGGTCCCGCCGCCGCGAAGAAATCCACCGCCGCCGGAGCTTTCAGATCGCCGGTGACGAAACCGGCGGGATCTGTTTTGAGCGGAAGCTCTCTCAACGATGACGACGAGGAcgacgaagatgatgatgacgtGGAGGGTGATTGGGGGTTTGTGGCGAGGAAGCATCGGCGAGTGGAAGGTGTAGTAGATCGGAGTGTTGGTGAAGGTGAAGGATCGTCGTGTAGGGAGCTGGCGAGAGCGATTCTCAAGTTAGGAGAAGTGTACGAGAGAATCGAGAGTGCGAAGCAGGGGATGATGATTGAATTGGAGAAGCAGAGGATGGAAGCTGCAAATGAGATTGAGTTACAACGAATGAACATGTTGATGGATATGCAAATGGAGCTTGAGAAGTCCAAGCTTGGGAAACGTAGAGCTGCTTCAG GGACTGTTGCTTCTAAAAATGGA ggttttgGATGGTGTATCCATGGTCTTGATGAAGCCCATAACTCTCAAAGCTCAGCTAGGATATTATATGTGGTCTCAACCCTTGCAGCCGAAGCTTTAACGTTGCAGGTGGCCCTTCCTTCAACATCATCTGCTGGATTTTCAAAGTTTCAAGTAATTTTGGACTCCATTGTCCTCTTCTCTGCCCTGCATCCAAGGATGGATTCGAACGAAATCGCAGGTTGTCACCTTGCCACTCTCTTCAGTCCCCTATCATTTAACTTTTATCAGTGCACAGCATTATGTTTGGCTGTTGCAATTGCTATGGGTGTGTTCTTCAAACAATGTTTGTCTATTACTCtattttga
- the LOC108859902 gene encoding trihelix transcription factor ENAP1-like isoform X7, translating into METTPETQPKSQSQSGGGGSSHRVPPGREDWWSEDATATLIEAWGDRYVHLSRGNLRQNDWKEVADAVNSRHGGNGQPKTDVQCKNRIDTLKKKYKTEKAKPSSSSWCFFERLDFLIGPAAAKKSTAAGAFRSPVTKPAGSVLSGSSLNDDDEDDEDDDDVEGDWGFVARKHRRVEGVVDRSVGEGEGSSCRELARAILKLGEVYERIESAKQGMMIELEKQRMEAANEIELQRMNMLMDMQMELEKSKLGKRRAASGKKI; encoded by the exons ATGGAGACGACGCCGGAGACTCAGCCGAAGTCCCAATCGCAGAGCGGCGGCGGAGGCTCCTCTCACCGCGTACCTCCGGGACGCGAGGACTGGTGGAGCGAGGACGCGACGGCGACGCTGATCGAAGCCTGGGGAGACCG gTACGTCCACCTCAGCCGCGGAAACCTCCGTCAGAACGACTGGAAAGAAGTCGCCGACGCCGTCAACTCTCGCCACGGCGGCAACGGCCAGCCGAAGACCGACGTGCAGTGCAAGAACCGGATCGACACGCTGAAGAAGAAGTACAAGACGGAGAAGGCCAAGCCTTCGTCGTCTTCCTGGTGCTTCTTCGAGAGGCTAGACTTCCTGATCGGTCCCGCCGCCGCGAAGAAATCCACCGCCGCCGGAGCTTTCAGATCGCCGGTGACGAAACCGGCGGGATCTGTTTTGAGCGGAAGCTCTCTCAACGATGACGACGAGGAcgacgaagatgatgatgacgtGGAGGGTGATTGGGGGTTTGTGGCGAGGAAGCATCGGCGAGTGGAAGGTGTAGTAGATCGGAGTGTTGGTGAAGGTGAAGGATCGTCGTGTAGGGAGCTGGCGAGAGCGATTCTCAAGTTAGGAGAAGTGTACGAGAGAATCGAGAGTGCGAAGCAGGGGATGATGATTGAATTGGAGAAGCAGAGGATGGAAGCTGCAAATGAGATTGAGTTACAACGAATGAACATGTTGATGGATATGCAAATGGAGCTTGAGAAGTCCAAGCTTGGGAAACGTAGAGCTGCTTCAGGTAAAAAGATATAA
- the LOC108859902 gene encoding trihelix transcription factor ENAP1-like isoform X5, giving the protein METTPETQPKSQSQSGGGGSSHRVPPGREDWWSEDATATLIEAWGDRYVHLSRGNLRQNDWKEVADAVNSRHGGNGQPKTDVQCKNRIDTLKKKYKTEKAKPSSSSWCFFERLDFLIGPAAAKKSTAAGAFRSPVTKPAGSVLSGSSLNDDDEDDEDDDDVEGDWGFVARKHRRVEGVVDRSVGEGEGSSCRELARAILKLGEVYERIESAKQGMMIELEKQRMEAANEIELQRMNMLMDMQMELEKSKLGKRRAASVSCSCVG; this is encoded by the exons ATGGAGACGACGCCGGAGACTCAGCCGAAGTCCCAATCGCAGAGCGGCGGCGGAGGCTCCTCTCACCGCGTACCTCCGGGACGCGAGGACTGGTGGAGCGAGGACGCGACGGCGACGCTGATCGAAGCCTGGGGAGACCG gTACGTCCACCTCAGCCGCGGAAACCTCCGTCAGAACGACTGGAAAGAAGTCGCCGACGCCGTCAACTCTCGCCACGGCGGCAACGGCCAGCCGAAGACCGACGTGCAGTGCAAGAACCGGATCGACACGCTGAAGAAGAAGTACAAGACGGAGAAGGCCAAGCCTTCGTCGTCTTCCTGGTGCTTCTTCGAGAGGCTAGACTTCCTGATCGGTCCCGCCGCCGCGAAGAAATCCACCGCCGCCGGAGCTTTCAGATCGCCGGTGACGAAACCGGCGGGATCTGTTTTGAGCGGAAGCTCTCTCAACGATGACGACGAGGAcgacgaagatgatgatgacgtGGAGGGTGATTGGGGGTTTGTGGCGAGGAAGCATCGGCGAGTGGAAGGTGTAGTAGATCGGAGTGTTGGTGAAGGTGAAGGATCGTCGTGTAGGGAGCTGGCGAGAGCGATTCTCAAGTTAGGAGAAGTGTACGAGAGAATCGAGAGTGCGAAGCAGGGGATGATGATTGAATTGGAGAAGCAGAGGATGGAAGCTGCAAATGAGATTGAGTTACAACGAATGAACATGTTGATGGATATGCAAATGGAGCTTGAGAAGTCCAAGCTTGGGAAACGTAGAGCTGCTTCAG TAAGTTGCAGTTGCGTTGGTTGA